The Faecalibacter sp. LW9 genome has a segment encoding these proteins:
- a CDS encoding T9SS type A sorting domain-containing protein, with product MRLNLLKISKIYFLKPLCVAIAMFIGSNLSAQIRPTNNVVYVSPYGDGDGSSWESTTNLADALKWAKTSSEWSTANELQLWLLEGGNYVPKYRGNDLSYNTSNTPLRTFVLVKNVQIYGGFKGTESSLDELNESSEKSIISGDILGDDVYNIGETSHNFENSSDNATHVFVGSNDLGRAILYNVIIQGSNGYSSGDYKVNGQGINNQYGGGIYLDNAKLSVQNSIIRYNKTRQRGAGVYIEHGAKGYFHNVLFAYNQANTNDGDGGAVFIKGGSSSELHLLNSTLVRNFASDGGAIRIDGSETVHIYNSIIYDNHVRNSGASISKKSGSVNYATIKNNIIAGINQSDNFQQAPGYDEDFKLTPNSFAYNRGNNAFYTNLNQFEAPSKDLALNDRRYETIDLGAYEYHPPLGVQDMISESIDIYPTHFQNELNIQSKHEIKLVTFSNISGQVIFQRKTSKINTSHLPKGVYILTVETHHNKVSKKVIKN from the coding sequence ATGAGACTAAATTTACTTAAAATCTCAAAAATTTATTTTTTAAAACCTTTATGTGTAGCAATAGCTATGTTTATAGGAAGCAATTTATCAGCTCAAATTCGTCCAACAAATAACGTGGTTTATGTGTCACCATATGGAGATGGTGATGGTTCATCATGGGAATCGACAACAAATTTGGCAGATGCTTTAAAATGGGCAAAAACCTCATCAGAATGGAGCACCGCAAATGAATTACAACTTTGGTTGTTAGAAGGTGGTAATTATGTACCAAAATACAGGGGTAATGATTTATCTTATAATACATCTAATACACCTTTAAGAACTTTTGTTTTAGTTAAAAATGTTCAAATTTATGGTGGTTTTAAAGGTACTGAATCGTCATTGGATGAATTAAATGAATCGAGTGAAAAATCAATTATATCGGGAGATATTTTAGGTGATGATGTGTACAATATTGGGGAAACATCTCATAATTTCGAAAATTCATCAGATAATGCAACCCATGTATTTGTGGGATCTAATGATTTAGGACGTGCAATTCTATATAATGTTATTATTCAAGGTTCAAATGGATATTCATCGGGTGATTATAAGGTAAATGGACAAGGTATTAATAACCAATATGGAGGAGGAATTTATTTGGATAATGCGAAATTAAGTGTTCAAAATTCAATTATTCGTTACAATAAAACGCGTCAACGTGGTGCAGGTGTTTATATCGAACATGGAGCAAAAGGTTATTTTCATAATGTTCTTTTTGCCTATAATCAAGCCAATACTAACGATGGTGATGGTGGTGCTGTTTTTATCAAAGGAGGTTCATCATCTGAATTACATTTGTTAAATTCAACATTGGTACGAAATTTTGCGTCAGATGGAGGTGCAATACGTATTGATGGTTCAGAAACGGTTCATATCTATAATTCGATTATTTATGATAATCATGTTCGTAATTCGGGAGCGAGTATTTCTAAAAAATCAGGTTCCGTAAATTATGCAACCATCAAAAATAATATTATTGCTGGGATTAATCAATCCGATAATTTTCAACAAGCGCCAGGCTATGATGAAGATTTTAAATTAACTCCTAATAGTTTTGCGTATAATAGAGGGAATAATGCTTTCTATACTAATTTGAATCAATTTGAAGCACCATCAAAAGATTTAGCATTGAATGATCGTAGGTATGAAACCATTGATTTAGGCGCTTATGAGTATCATCCTCCATTAGGAGTACAAGATATGATTTCGGAATCTATTGATATTTATCCTACACATTTTCAAAATGAGCTTAACATTCAATCAAAACATGAAATTAAATTGGTGACTTTTTCCAATATTTCGGGTCAGGTCATTTTTCAACGTAAGACATCAAAAATAAATACCAGTCATTTACCAAAAGGTGTTTACATCTTAACGGTAGAAACACATCATAATAAAGTAAGTAAAAAGGTGATTAAAAATTAG